Proteins from a single region of Ignavibacteria bacterium:
- a CDS encoding tetratricopeptide repeat protein, with amino-acid sequence MKISLLALTFFLLYSKPIISQDFSPFEVKVRKGIDYIYNIKFDSAEVVFKDLMSSYPSHPAGRFFLAMVDWWRIALDYDNESYDEKFFAKLEDVIFHCDQMLKKNEKDVNALFFKGGAIGFRGRLRAVRESWIKAADDGREALPLLKLVYSIDSTNQDILFGMGIYNYFASVIPDRYPYIKPLMIFFPKGDKTTGLNQLIDASKKAKYSSTEAMYFLLTLYYQFEEDFYEARDYAEKLIKKYPDNPIFQRYYGRTYVRLGDYENASFVFKDVYLKSKNGFDGYGLNARREALYYMGIYFRHIAKYDSAIIFLNESIDVSKQIDKKGDESGFQTSAVLNLGLAYDQSKNREKAVETYKYCLSIKDWNNSHDLAKMYLENAYGSK; translated from the coding sequence ATGAAGATATCATTATTAGCTTTGACTTTTTTTCTTTTATATTCAAAACCAATAATCTCGCAAGATTTCTCTCCGTTCGAAGTGAAAGTTAGAAAAGGGATCGATTATATTTACAATATCAAATTCGATTCTGCAGAAGTTGTCTTTAAAGATCTAATGTCTTCTTACCCTTCGCATCCAGCCGGAAGATTTTTTTTGGCAATGGTCGATTGGTGGAGAATCGCCTTGGATTATGATAATGAATCTTACGACGAAAAGTTCTTCGCAAAGCTGGAAGATGTGATTTTTCACTGCGATCAGATGCTAAAAAAGAATGAAAAGGACGTGAATGCACTTTTTTTCAAAGGTGGAGCGATTGGATTTCGTGGAAGACTTCGTGCAGTTCGTGAAAGTTGGATTAAAGCTGCTGATGATGGACGTGAGGCTCTGCCGCTGCTGAAATTAGTTTATTCAATTGATTCAACGAATCAAGATATTTTATTTGGAATGGGAATTTACAATTACTTTGCATCGGTAATTCCCGACCGCTATCCTTACATTAAGCCACTGATGATTTTCTTTCCAAAAGGAGATAAGACTACCGGGCTTAATCAATTGATCGACGCATCCAAAAAAGCAAAATATTCTTCAACAGAAGCGATGTATTTTTTATTGACTCTGTATTATCAGTTTGAAGAAGATTTTTATGAAGCTCGTGATTATGCAGAAAAGTTGATAAAAAAATATCCCGATAATCCAATCTTTCAACGGTATTACGGACGAACTTATGTTAGATTAGGCGACTATGAAAATGCATCATTCGTATTTAAGGATGTTTATCTAAAAAGTAAAAATGGATTTGATGGATACGGATTAAACGCTCGTCGCGAGGCATTGTACTACATGGGAATTTATTTCAGGCATATTGCAAAATATGATTCGGCAATCATTTTTCTGAATGAGTCAATCGATGTAAGTAAGCAAATAGATAAGAAGGGAGATGAATCAGGCTTTCAGACTTCAGCTGTATTGAATTTGGGGCTTGCATATGATCAATCAAAAAATAGAGAAAAAGCTGTCGAAACTTATAAATATTGTCTCTCCATAAAAGATTGGAATAATTCTCACGATCTTGCAAAAATGTATTTGGAAAATGCTTATGGAAGCAAATAG